The following coding sequences are from one Salvia hispanica cultivar TCC Black 2014 chromosome 3, UniMelb_Shisp_WGS_1.0, whole genome shotgun sequence window:
- the LOC125209472 gene encoding thymidine kinase a-like, whose product MITNTGAGGLIRCVHCTLPSSIQISLSNFDFRFKFITPTLKFIPSIVNYYIIGVENSEKSTTFNVKQPLLHCSTSTLPSSILIMAASYRRPGEVHVIVGPMFAGKSTALLRRITAESDSGRTVAMIKSSKDTRYAVDAVVTHDGTKFPCWPLPDLLSFKLKIGATAYQKVDVIGIDEAQFFGDLYEFCCEAADLDGKTVVVAGLDGDYLRRSFGSVLDIIPLADTVTKLTARCELCGKRAFFTLRKTGDLQTELIGGADVYMPVCRLHYGNEQRDSSVEAASGSKLGDAAVKQLLDC is encoded by the exons ATGATTACGAATACTG GCGCGGGTGGATTAATAAGATGTGTACACTGCACGCTTCCATCTTCGATTCAAATTTCCCTCTCAAATTTCGATTTtcgtttcaaatttattactccaacCCTAAAATTTATACCTTCAATCGTCAACTACTATATAATTGGAGTtgaaaattcagaaaaatcCACCACTTTCAACGTCAAACAACCACTCCTCCACTGTTCTACTTCTACACTTCCCTCTTCAATCCTAATCATGGCTGCCTCCTACCGCCGCCCAGGCGAGGTCCACGTCATCGTCGGACCTATGTTCGCCGGTAAATCAACCGCTCTCCTCCGTCGCATCACCGCGGAGTCTGATTCCGGCAG GACTGTGGCGATGATAAAGTCGAGTAAAGATACTCGATACGCGGTGGATGCAGTCGTGACGCATGATGGCACCAAGTTCCCTTGTTGGCCGCTGCCGGATCTCTTGTCGTTCAAGCTCAAAATTGGCGCCACGGCATATCAAAAA GTGGATGTGATTGGCATTGATGAAGCGCAATTTTTCGGTGACCTGTACGAATTTTGCTGTGAGGCAGCTGATCTTGATGGGAAAACTGTTGTAGTTGCTGGCCTTGATGGTGATTACTTGAG GAGGAGTTTTGGATCAGTGCTCGATATCATCCCGCTTGCTGATACTGTCACGAAGCTAACTGCACGGTGCGAGCTCTGTGGCAAACGCGCTTTCTTCACTCTGAGGAAGACGGGTGACCTGCAAACTGAGCTCATCGGTGGTGCTGATGTTTACATGCCTGTCTGTCGCCTGCACTATGGCAATGAGCAACGGGATTCTTCTGTGGAAGCTGCATCAGGAAGCAAGCTTGGAGATGCCGCAGTTAAACAATTGCTTGATTGTTAA
- the LOC125210429 gene encoding protein disulfide isomerase-like 2-3, whose protein sequence is MEKSPLIALLLLSLVGNLGVYALYGPSSPVVQLNPNNFKSKVLNSNGIVLVEFFAPWCGHCKALTPAWEKAATVLKGVATVAALDADAHQSLAQEYGIKGFPTIKVFAPGKPPADYQGARDAKPIVEFALKQVKTLLKERLDGKSGGGSSQKSEPSASVELNSRNFDELVLKSKELWVVEFFAPWCGHCKKLAPEWKKVANSLKGQVKLGHVDCDADKSLMSRYNVQGFPTIMVFGADKDSPVPYEGARTASAIESFALEQLEANAAPPEVTELTSPDVMEEKCGSAAICFVAFLPDILDSKAEGRNRYLEIMLSVAEKFRKSPYSFLWAAAGKQPNLEQHVGVGGYGYPALVALNLKKKAYAPLKSAFERDQISEFVKEAGRGGKGTLPLAADPELVKTEPWDGKDGEIIEEDEFSLEELMGEDTASKDEL, encoded by the exons atggagaaatcgCCGTTGATCGCACTTCTCCTTCTCTCATTGGTCGGTAATCTCGGCGTTTATGCACTGTACGGACCTTCGTCCCCTGTTGTTCAGCTAAATCCTAACAATTTCAAGTCCAAG GTACTCAATTCGAATGGTATAGTTTTAGTTGAGTTTTTCGCACCATGGTGTGGTCATTGTAAAGCCCTGACACCCGCATGGGAGAAGGCGGCTACTGTCTTGAAAGGTGTGGCAACTGTGGCGGCTTTAGATGCCGATGCTCACCAATCACTAGCTCAG GAATATGGGATTAAAGGATTTCCTACCATCAAGGTCTTTGCACCAGGAAAACCCCCTGCAGATTATCAAGGAGCTAGAGATGCCAAGCCTATTGTTGAATTTGCGTTGAAACAG GTCAAAACCCTCCTGAAAGAACGTCTGGATGGGAAATCAGGAGGAGGATCAAGTCAGAAATCAGAACCAAGTGCATCAGTGGAACTGAACTCACGCAACTTTGATGAATTGGTACTCAAAAGCAAGGAACTATGGGTTGTGGAGTTCTTTGCTCCTTG GTGTGGTCACTGCAAGAAGCTTGCTCCTGAATGGAAGAAGGTAGCTAACAGTCTCAAGGGTCAGGTGAAGTTGGGCCATGTTGACTGTGATGCAGATAAG TCTTTGATGAGCAGGTATAATGTCCAAGGTTTTCCTACTATCATGGTGTTTGGAGCTGACAAAGACAGCCCCGTTCCATATGAAGGTGCAAGAACTGCATCGGCAATTGAATCTTTCGCTCTGGAGCAGCTGGAAGCAAATGCTGCCCCTCCTGAAGTGACTGAATTGACTAGCCCA GACGTTATGGAAGAGAAGTGTGGCTCAGCCGCCATCTGCTTCGTAGCCTTCCTCCCCGACATATTGGACTCGAAGGCGGAGGGTAGAAACAGATACCTCGAGATTATGCTATCGGTTGCAGAGAAGTTTAGAAAGAGTCCTTACAG TTTTCTCTGGGCTGCTGCGGGGAAGCAGCCCAATCTTGAGCAGCACGTTGGAGTTGGAGGCTACGGTTATCCAGCTCTAGTGGCACTCAACTTGAAGAAGAAAGCCTACGCCCCACTCAAGAGCGCATTTGAACGTGACCAGATATC AGAGTTTGTCAAAGAAGCCGGACGAGGCGGAAAGGGCACTCTGCCGCTGGCCGCTGACCCGGAGCTCGTGAAGACCGAACCGTGGGACGGCAAAGACGGCGAGATAATCGAGGAAGACGAGTTCTCGCTAGAAGAACTCATGGGAGAGGACACTGCTAGCAAAGATGAGCTTTAG
- the LOC125210919 gene encoding uncharacterized protein LOC125210919 isoform X2, whose protein sequence is MRGRFYRSMPRLRASGSSIMNSIAVSRLRRKAMDSMSSAQLTYSTIKDLFERHKVVFTVSTSIASVVTAWAGYSLRQLHQSRVEQKLESIEKAMKNNYQMEDPELRKLVSGSVSLPACLATAGTGLIIGLGLGWRGGVRYANRRFQREQMKLLGQLKPGRWPLKLFKRPILRRRLQENADKISEPIEKDALAQHSN, encoded by the exons ATGAGAGGAAGATTTTATAGAAGTATGCCGCGATTGAGGGCGTCGGGCTCCTCGATTATGAACTCCATCGCAGTATCTCGGCTGAGAAGAAAAGCTATGGATTCAATGTCTTCTGCTCAGCTCACTTATTCTACCATAAAG GATTTATTTGAGAGGCATAAAGTGGTTTTTACAGTTTCCACTTCCATTGCATCAGTTGTTACAGCTTGGGCAG GTTATTCTTTACGGCAGCTGCATCAGTCGAGAGTCGAGCAAAAGCTTGAATCAATTGAGAAAGCT ATGAAAAACAATTATCAGATGGAAGATCCCGAGTTGAGGAAACTAGTCTCAGGATCTGTTAGTCTGCCGGCTTGTCTTGCAACTGCTGGAACTGGTTTGATTATCGG GTTAGGTCTGGGATGGCGAGGTGGAGTGAGGTATGCGAACCGGAGGTTCCAGAGGGAACAGATGAAGCTGCTCGGGCAGCTGAAGCCAGGAAGATGGCCGTTGAAGCTCTTTAAAAGGCCTATTCTGAGACGAAGACTTCAAGAAAATGCCGATAAGATTTCAGAGCCTATAGAGAAGGATGCATTAGCTCAACATTCTAACTGA
- the LOC125210919 gene encoding uncharacterized protein LOC125210919 isoform X1, whose translation MRGRFYRSMPRLRASGSSIMNSIAVSRLRRKAMDSMSSAQLTYSTIKDLFERHKVVFTVSTSIASVVTAWAGYSLRQLHQSRVEQKLESIEKAMKNNYQMEDPELRKLVSGSVSLPACLATAGTGLIIGGTAPIGNGEIIHIRLGLGWRGGVRYANRRFQREQMKLLGQLKPGRWPLKLFKRPILRRRLQENADKISEPIEKDALAQHSN comes from the exons ATGAGAGGAAGATTTTATAGAAGTATGCCGCGATTGAGGGCGTCGGGCTCCTCGATTATGAACTCCATCGCAGTATCTCGGCTGAGAAGAAAAGCTATGGATTCAATGTCTTCTGCTCAGCTCACTTATTCTACCATAAAG GATTTATTTGAGAGGCATAAAGTGGTTTTTACAGTTTCCACTTCCATTGCATCAGTTGTTACAGCTTGGGCAG GTTATTCTTTACGGCAGCTGCATCAGTCGAGAGTCGAGCAAAAGCTTGAATCAATTGAGAAAGCT ATGAAAAACAATTATCAGATGGAAGATCCCGAGTTGAGGAAACTAGTCTCAGGATCTGTTAGTCTGCCGGCTTGTCTTGCAACTGCTGGAACTGGTTTGATTATCGG GGGAACGGCTCCGATTGGCAATGGGGAGATTATCCATATAAG GTTAGGTCTGGGATGGCGAGGTGGAGTGAGGTATGCGAACCGGAGGTTCCAGAGGGAACAGATGAAGCTGCTCGGGCAGCTGAAGCCAGGAAGATGGCCGTTGAAGCTCTTTAAAAGGCCTATTCTGAGACGAAGACTTCAAGAAAATGCCGATAAGATTTCAGAGCCTATAGAGAAGGATGCATTAGCTCAACATTCTAACTGA
- the LOC125209473 gene encoding RING-H2 finger protein ATL66-like: MPILPFDSMLFCLALFLVQLISLAGFLHQAYLPTHSFMHGFDLSIFPYISTSSDGGIFVDTTPNPMPLIIEDSSMGEGLHEDQIRRCVREKKHVVDVCCICLGNYVDGDDVGVLNCSHEFHTNYIKQWLLQKNRCPICQRKAFES, encoded by the exons ATGCCCATTTTGCCCTTCGATTCAATGCTCTTTTGTCTAGCGCTCTTCCTTGTTCAGCTTATTTCCCTTGCCGGTTTCCTCCACCAG GCGTATCTTCCTACGCATTCGTTCATGCATGGATTCGACCTATCAATTTTCCCATATATCTCTACGAGCAGTGATGGGGGGATTTTCGTGGATACAACACCGAATCCTATGCCATTGATCATAGAAGACAGTTCAATGGGTGAGGGACTGCACGAGGATCAGATTCGTCGAtgtgtgagagagaagaagcACGTGGTGGATGTATGCTGCATCTGTCTGGGGAATTATGTCGACGGAGACGATGTTGGGGTCCTGAATTGCAGCCACGAGTTCCACACAAACTACATCAAGCAGTGGTTGCTACAAAAGAATCGGTGCCCCATCTGCCAGCGGAAGGCATTTGAGTCCTAG